The stretch of DNA GGCCTCTTGGAGAGAGGCCCTTTATATCCTTATCAGACAGCACCAAAAGTCCTGTAAACACCAGCCTGAAAGGCGTGTAGGAAGTGAAAACAAATATTCTGTAAACACCAGATTGAGAGGCTGGTAGAAAGTGAAAACAAatattctgtaaacaccagcctgaGAGGCGTGTAGGAAGTGAAAGCAAATGTTCTGTAAACAGCAACCCGAGAGGCTTGTAGGACGTGAAAACAAATGTTCTGAGAACACCAGCCTGAGAGGCTTGTAGGAAGTGAAAACAAATATTCTGTAAACACCGTCCCGAGTGGCTGATAGGAAGTGAAAACAGATGTTTTGTAAACACCAGTCTGAGAGACTTGTAAGAAGTCAAAACAAatattctgtaaacaccagcctggGAGCCTTGTAGGAAGTGAAAACAAATATTCTGTACACACCAGCCTGCGAGgcttgctcatgtttcttggcccaagtaaatctcttattattattggtgtccatgagtagtggtttctttgcaaaaattcgaacatgaaggcctgattcacacagtctcctctgaacagctgatgttgagatgtgtctgttacttgaactctatgaagcatttatttgggctgcattctgAGGTGCATTTAATTGCCGATGTCTGAGgccggtaactctaatgaacttatgctcgcagcagaggtaactctgggtcttcctttcctgtgtcgctgatcatgagagccagtttcatcacagcacatgatggtttttgcgacatcacttgaagaaactttcagttcttgaattttccggattgattgaccttcatgtcttaaagtaatgatggactgtcatttctctttgcctatttgggcagttcttgccataatatgtacttggtcttttaccaaacagggctgtcttctgtataccacccctaccttgtcacaacacaactcattaagaaggcacacctgttaattgaaatgcgttccaggtgacaacctcatgaagctgtttgagtgaatgccaagagtgtgcaaagttgtcatcaagggaTTTTACtttgaaaaatgtgtttaacaccttttttggttactacatgattccatatgtgttatttcatagttttgatgtattcactattattctacaatgtagaaaatagcacaaataaagaaaaacccttgaatgagtagatgtgtccaaacatttgactggttctGTTTATTAACATACACGTACTGTACTATACATGGAAGGTTTTTCACAACACTTACTGTTTTGCTCCTATTCTGCCATGACAACAGCAGTGTTATATCATTATTTTGTCATAACTCCAATGAGACACACATTCTTCCTTGAGGAGTGTGTAAATTAGAGGTCTGAGACTTATAGCAGGTACCTGTCTGCAGGGAGGTGAGGTGAGCCTCCTCACATCGCTGTAAGATCAGCTGGTTCACTCAGGCAGAATGGTAAATGCTGTTTGTCTCCTGTCTCACTCCATTATGGTCCAATGTGCATGGCAGTTGTTTGTTATTGTCACTGTCTTCCTGTGAAACTGGCAGATGCTCTCGTCTTTCCGTTGACCGGCATCCCTGGGGAGATAAGAGCTatctgagaggaggggaggggggggggggggggtcagtcagGTAGGCAACATATAAAGAGGGCTCTTGCCGTGACCCCACAATGAGTgggtgaggatgtgtgtgtgtctgtgtgctgtacTGTCTGAGGGTTCAGCATGGATGTATGTCTTTGGCAGTTGGACAGGTGAATTCTTGGACTTTATGAGGATATGCAATATGTTACAGTTTATTAGGGTGTGTTTTCTAAAACTGGAGGAATCTCTCTTCATGGGAACGCAGGCTGTTGTAGTGAGTTAACAACATGCAGGCTGTTGTAGTGAGTTAACAACTCTCTTTACTGCATGGCTTGATTCTATGTCTCCTTATGGATTATAGTACAGTAGGAACCGTCAAAGTCTTGGTGTGACTTTTTTGGATGTACAAGTTATAAACTGGTACATAGATTTTTGACTTATCTGAGCAAATGGTGGCAGTGAGGAGACAATGAAGAGGTCAGGGTTCCTTTGTGTGACAGTGCTGTGCTTGGAGTTCTTCTGTCTAATCTCCTCCCAGCCTCAGTCCAAGCTTCAGCAGTGTAGACCGATGGTGGGTCCCTCTGCCCTGCCTGTGCTACAGAGGGACGGGAATGTGATGCTAGGGGGCCTCTTCTCCCTCCATGACATGGTGATGCAGCCTGACTTCTTCTTCACCTCCAAACCAGCCCGCTCACGCTGCACCGGGTGAGGGTCTGAGTTAGTTCTCTAGACTAGGGCCGTCACCATAAAAGGATTCAATGTAAGGCtcatccctctgtcctctcctctcccacgcAGGTTTAACTTCCGGACATTCCGCTGGATGCAGACCATGATGTTTGCCATCGAAGAGATCAACAGAGATGATCATCTGCTCCCCAACTTCACTCTGGGATATAAGATATATGATTCGTGCAGTACTCCTTACCACGCCTTGAGGGCTTCTGTGGAACTGATGGggggagaaggggaaggagaggtggaggggggatcCTGTCATGGCCTGGTTCCAGTGGTCATCGGGGATGGAGGTTCCACTCTGTCTCTGGTGGTGGCTCGCTTCCTGGGAGTCTTCAGATTACCTCAGGTAGGCAGACTAACCACTTACAATTAACAGTATGCACTACTCTTCACAGTTTTAGGGTGTTACTAACAGAAGTACATTGGCTGTAGAGTTACTTCttcctctaatctctctctctctctctctctctctctctctctctctctctctctctctctctctctctctctctctctctcaggtcagtTATTTCTCTAGCTGTGCATGTCTCAGTAACAAGGCAGAGTTCCCAGCCTTCCTCAGGACCATGCCCAGTGACTTCTTCCAGGTGACTTCTCATTCCATGTAACTCTCTAActtctccactttctctctctgatcTAATTCCTATCGAATCTCTACTCTAGTAGCAATTGAGCGTTGGGAAAAGCTTCATCAATGTCTGATTCCAGGTGGATGCTCTGGTGCAGCTCGTCCAGCACTTCAGCTGGAAATGGGTGGGTGTGGTTGCCGGGGACGATGCATATGGTCGTGGGGGAGCACAAATATTTTCTGAGAAGGTTTGTGGGATATACTGTATCATTTTTGTGGATAAATGCACAATGTGAATGTGTTATGGCTGAAagtatctgctaaatgaccataGTATACCTGAATAGGTGCAGAGGCTCGGTGCCTGCATGGCCCTCCATGAAATCATCCCCAAAAACCACGCGGAGGGGGCCATGGCCTCCATCGTTGCCCGTATTCGGTCCTCTGGGGCTGGCGTGGTTCTTGTGTTTGCCCTGGAGCAGGATGCTGGCGCTTTGTTTGACGAGGCCCTGCGGCAGGGTCTGACAGGGGTGCAGTGGCTGGCCAGCGAAGCCTGGAGTACAGCCTCagttctctccacccctccccgcTTCCTCCCCATCCTCCAGGGCTCCATGGGCTTTGCCATCCGCCGAGCTGTGCACATCCCTGGACTACAGGAGTTCCTGCTGcgtctccacccctccagcccagACGCCTCCGAGGACCCGTTCCTACGCCCTTTCTGGGAGGAGGTGTTTAAGTGTAGCCTGCAGGGTGATGGGGGTGGAGATAGTCAGGGGGGTAAACCTCTGTGCTCTGGTTCTGAGGACCTGGGCAGTGTCAGGAACATCTACTCTGACGTGTCTCAGTTGAGGATATCCTATAATGTGTACAAGGCTGTGTACGCCATCGCCCACGCACTGCATGCTATGAGGAGCTGTGAGACAGGAAGAGGACCTTTCCCTCTGCATGCCTGCCCAAATACTGACAGCATACAGCCATGGCAGGTACTGGACTGGTACTGGTCAGAAAAATGTACTGATGTTTTAAACAAGAAAAATAGTTACTTTTACTTTCATATATAGTTTTAAGTAAGAAAAGTAGTTACTTTTAAAAATAGTTTTAAACAAGCCAAATGGTTCAATTTGAAACATTCTGAATGTATGCCCGAttgtctttctctcctcagcTCCTGCACTACCTGAAGAAGGTGGAGTTCTCTAACTCGTTTGGTGATGAGACTAAGTTTGATGTGAACGGGGACCCAGTAGCTGTGTATGACCTGGTGAACTGGCAGTTGGGGGCAGAGGGCCAGGTGAAGTTTGTCACAGTGGGGAGGTTTGACGAGACTACCAGCCTGGGCAGGAAGAAACTATACATCCAGAAAACAGACATCATCTGGAATGGAAACCAGACGACAGTAAGGCTCTCATAAATGTCTGAACTTTTACCTTTTAATCTCTTATTATTCTTTAAGAAATGCTGACCTAGTTAGATTTCTTTGGAAAAAAATATGATTTAATATCTTAGAAAATGAGGACTCAAAGAATAGCTGGAAGGGATGGATGCAACAAAGAACAGTAATTTTATTAACCTGCATTCAACTATGATGTCTgttaaatatttttgttgttgttgtaagaaATTGCATTTAGTAGTATAGTTTTCCTTTTTAGATGTATTCTTTTGAATTCTATGGTCATAGAACATGGTCTTATATTAATTAAGTTGAATCTGTATCTGTATTTATTATTGTATCCCTGTTGCTCTCGTGTGCATTCATGTTTATTCATGTTTATCTCTGTTGCTCTCGTGTGCATTCATGTTTATTCATGTTTATCTCTGTTGCTCTCGTGTGCATTCATGTTTATTCATGTTTATCTATGTTGCTCTCGTGTGCATTCATGTTAATTCATGTTTATCTCTGTTGCTCTCGTGTGCATTCATGTTTATTCATGTTTATCTCTGTTGCTCTCGTGTGCATTCATGTTAATTCATGTTTATCTCTGTTGCTCTCGTGTGCATTCATGTTTATTCATGTTTATCTCTGTTGCTCTCGTGTGCATTCATGTTTATTCATGTTTATCTCTGTTGCTCTCGTGTGCATTCATGTTAATTCATGTTTATCTCTGTTGCTCTCGTGTGCATTCATGTTTATTCATGTTTATCCCTGTTGCTCTCGTGTGCATTCATGTTTATTCATGTTTATCTCTTTTGCTCTTGTGTGCATTCATGTTAATTCATGTTTATCTCTGTTGCTCTCGTGTGCATTCATGTTAATTCATGTTTATCTCTGTTGCTCTCATGTGCATTCATGTTAATTCATGTTTATCTCTGTTGCTCTCGTGTGCATTCATGTTTATTCATGTTTATCTCTGTTGCTCTCGTGTGCATTCATGTTTATTCATGTTTATCTCTGTTGCTCTCGTGTGCATTCATGTTTATTCATGTTTATCTCTGTTGCTCTCGTGTGCATTCATGTTTATTCATGTTTATCTCTGTTGCTCTCGTGTGCATTCATGTTTATTCATGTTTATCTCTGTTGCTCTCGTGTGCATTCATGTTTATTCATGTTTATCTCTGTTGCTCTCGTGTGCATTCATGTTTATTCATGTTTATCTCTGTTGCTCTCGTGTGCATTCATGTTTATTCATGTTTATCTCTGTTGCTCTCGTGTGCATTCATGTTTATTCATGTTTATCTCTGTTGCTCTCGTGTGCATTCATGTTTATTCATGTTTATCTATGTTGCTCTCGTGTGCATTCATGTTAATTCATGTTTATCTCTGTTGCTCTCGTGTGCATTCATGTTTATTCATGTTTATCTCTGTTGCTCTCGTGTGCATTCATGTTAATTCATGTTTATCTCTGTTGCTCTCGTGTGCATTCATGTTTATTCATGTTTATCTCTGTTGCTCTCGTGTGCATTCATGTTTATTCATGTTTATCTCTGTTGCTCTCGTGTGCATTCATGTTAATTCATGTTTATCTCTGTTGCTCTCGTGTGCATTCATGTTTATTCATGTTTATCCCTGTTGCTCTCGTGTGCATTCATGTTTATTCATGTTTATCTCTGTTGCTCTCGTGTGCATTCATGTTAATTCATGTTTATCTCTGTTGCTCTCGTGTGCATTCATGTTAATTCATGTTTATCTCTGTTGCTCTCGTGTGCATCCATGTTTATTCATGTTTATCTCTGTTGCTCTCGTGTGCATTCATGTTTATTCATGTTTATCTCTGTTGCTCTCGTGTGCATTCATGTTTATTCATGTTTATCCCTGTTGCTCTCGTGTGCATTCATGTTTATTCATGTTTATCTCTGTTGCTCTCGTGTGCATTCATGTTAATTCATGTTTATCTCTGTTGCTCTCGTGTGCATTCATGTTTATTCATGTTTATCTCTGTTGCTCTCGTGTGCATTCATGTTTATTCATGTTTATCTCTGTTGCTCTCGTGTGCATTCATGTTTATTCATGTTTATCTCTGTTGCTCTCGTGTGCATTCGTGTTTATTCATGTTTATCTCTGTTGCTCTTCCTGTGCATTCATGTTTAATTCTGACTGAAGCAGTGtgtgatctccctccctcccaggtcCCTCTGTCAGTATGCAGTAGCAGCTGTCTTCCAGGCACTCGGAGGGCCATCAGGCCTCACTTCCCTGTCTGCTGCTTTGACTGTGTGGTCTGTACAGCAGGGGAGATTAGCAATAAGACAGGTGAGGCCAGTCTACAGCCTGTATGGATGCGAGagtgtgttgttataacccagcCTCACTTCAGAAATATGTCTTGTCTTCTCCATGTTCCCCAGATGCTATAGAGTGTGTTCGCTGCCTACCTGAGTTCTGGTCCAATGAGGAGTGTACAGCCTGCATCCCCAAGCAGGTTGACTTCCTGTCCTACGGTGACACAATGGGTATGGCTCTGCTCTCCGTGGCCCTGCTGGGGTCCTTCTGCACTGCCACAGTCGTCCTCATATTCGCCTGTCACCACGCCACCCCCATCGTCAGGGCCAACAACTCTGAGCTGAGCTTCCTGCTGCTCTTCTCCTTGACTCTGTGTTTTCTGTGTTCTCTTACTTTCATTGGCCGGCCCTCTGAGTGGTCCTGTATGCTGCGCCACACAGCGTTTGGGATCACCTTCGTCCTCTGCATCTCTTGTGTTCTGGGGAAAACAATAGTGGTGTTGATGGCCTTCAGGGCTACACTTCCAggtagtaatgtcatgaaatgGTTTGGGCCTCTACAGCAGAGAGCCTTCATCTCACTCTGTACTTTGGTCCAGGTAGGAACATTGACCCAGCTGTTCTCTTCATATCATGCACCCTTGTTGGACTGTTACGTATCAACATAACAATTATTTTCCTCCTCCAGGTGGTGATCTGTGCTGTGTGGCTGGCTGTTTCCCCTCCCAGCCCACGCAGACTGATGACACGTGAGAGTGCCTGTGTCATCCTCCTATGTGATGAGGGCTCAGCCCTGGGCTTCTGCCTTGTGCTGGGCTACATCGgcctgctggcctctctctgtctcctcttagCCTTCCTGGGCAGAAAACTCCCAGACAACTTCAACGAGGCCAAGCTCATCACCTTCAGCATGCTGATCTTCTGTGCCGTGTGGGTGGCCTTCGTCCCTGCCTACGTCAGCTCTCCTGGGAAGTACTCCACGGCCACGGAGGTGTTCGCCATCCTGGGCTCCAGTTTCGGCCTTCTGACCTGCCTCTTCCTGCCCAAATGTTACATCATTCTGCTGAAGCCTGAGAAGAACAACAGGAAACACCTCATGGCCAAGTCTGAATCTGACAAGACATTCTGACAAGGCCCGCCCCCCCTTTTGTAGGCCCGCGGATCAATTTGCAAAACtgatcaattcatttttttttagGACAGTCAGGTTATCAACTTAATATTGAATATTAAGAatggtagaatacacaaggtgaaaTATAGAAATGTGGTTGAGCGTCAGCATTTTCCTGTTGttgtgtcagtcactgacagtctcTCAATTAGCCCATGGCAGCTAACGTTTTTCTAGATTGCTCTAGCCAGCTATCATAAaattgtagtaatcatggtcaaattaccACTCTCATTCAGTTAACATATTGAAAACTGCAACACTTCTCTACAACCTATGGCAAAATTTGTGGAATTACAGGAAAATAGCTGtaaaattgctaaatcttctctctgccacatgggaaaatgtgtagaattgcaagaaacttgctttaaaactgcaccaATTTCTCTACGCCCAATGCAAAATGTATAGATATATACAACTTTTTCTCTGCTGTCAAAAAAGAAGAAGAATTGTCCTCCCAACAAAATGTAACGTAGGGCCCTCAGAAAAGActactgcatgtgtgggtatggatgtgggtaggCAGACCGCGAGCTACTGCTGCCCCacatgagttcagatttttttgtggccCCTCCCTGATTTAGATTGTGTGGAAATTATAATGTAGTTTCAGGAAGTTCAATCAGGAAGTCTGAATGGTCATTTAACTATATCTAGTATGTGTAATAATACCTTTTGTTTCCTATTCTAGGGGCATAGTGGGAATGAATACAAACGTGTCATCATCACAGTGAGAATGAAAACGAACATGTCATCATCACAGTGAGAATGAACACAAACGTGTCATCATCACAGTGAGAATGAAAAGAAACATGTCATCATCACAGTGAGAATGAACACAAACGTGTCATCATCACAGTGAGAATGAAAAGAAACATGTCATCATCACAGTGAGAATGAACACAAACGTGTCATCATCACAGTGAGAATGAAAAGAAACATGTCATCATCACAGTGAGAATGAACACAAACGTGTCATTATCACAGTGAGAATGAACACAAACGTGTCATCATCACAGTGAGAATGAAAAGAAACATGTCATCATCACAGTGAGAATGAAAAGAAACATGTCATCATCACAGTGAGAATGAAAACAAACATGTCATCATCACAGTGAGAATGAAAAGAAACATGTCATCATCACAGTGAGAATGAAAAGAAACATGTCATCATCACAGTGAGAATGAATACAAACATGTCAACATCATGATGTTCTCCagagtggcgcaggggtctaaggcactgtaatACCAGCGCAAGAGGTGTtattacagtccctggttcacaTCTGGTTGGGATTGGGTGTCCCGTAGGGCGGTGCACAGTGTCGTCCGGGgtagaccatcattgtaaataagtatttgttcctaaatgacttgcctagttaaataaaggttacatttaaaaaacgtaTATAATCATAGCGTCttgtttctcctcctccaccctatTAGCCATGTGTTGAATGTCATTCACCCATTGACCTTATAGTCTATAAGCAAGGCACAACAATGCACAATCCTCACGCTTGCTGTTCAACCAATGGGCTCACTCTGGCAATTATCACCTTCTTCTCTCAACCAATGGGTGACATCTTGGGAGGTTTATCCATGCTCTATCACTTGCTGTTTTTCAGTTTTCAACATCCATCCATCTCCCCACCACCAGCAGCTATAATAGCCTTAATAAAGACCCTACATTGGAACTCCCTTCCTCAGTGTTGAGGGGGGGGGAGGGTTCAATCCCAGCTGCCCAACAAAAGGCATCTAGCTCTGAGAAGCATTCCTTGGAGGCCATACCCGAAACTATTTAATACAATTCCATATTGCATTCTGTCTCTGTGGTTTATACAGTTAAGCCTTTACTCGAGTACAGTGTTCTGTTGTCCCTCCTCAGAGTCAGTTATCTACCACAGGAGTGTTCTGTTGTCCCTCCTCAGAATCAGTCATCTACCACAGGAGTGTTCTGTTGTCCCTCCTCAGAGTCAGTTATCTACCACAGGAGTGTGCTGTTGTCCCTTCTCAGAGTCAGTTATCTACCACAGGAGACTGCTGTTGTCCCTCCTCAGAGTCAGACATCTACCACAGGAGACTGCTGTTGTCCCTCCTCAGAGTCAGTTAAAGCAACCCCTGCCTGCCTCCTAGACCCTGGCCCCTGATTTGATAGTATTTCATGGGTTTAAGAAACATAGAAGTACCTTCACACAGCTCTCTGGTAGGAGAGTGGATCTGAGAAGCTCGGTCACTGGAGGCCAGGCTGTATAGGCTGTAGCCATGCAGGCTAACACAGGCCAAAGTGATGAGTGAGGCCAGAGTGATGAGTGAGGCCAGAGTGATGAGTGAGGCCAGAGTGATGAGAGAGGCCAGAGTGATGAGTGAGGCCAGAGTGATGAGTGAGGCCAGAGTGATGAGTGAGGCCAGAGTGATGAGTGAGGCCAGAGTGATGGGAGAGACTagagtgataggagagaccagaGTGATAAGTGAGgccagagagatgggagagactaGAGTGATGAGTGAGGCCAGAGTGATAAGTGAAGCCAGAGTGATGGGAGAGACTAGAGTGATAGGAGAGGCCAGAGTGATAAGTGAGGCCAGAGTGATGGGAGAGCCTAGAGTGATGAGTGAGGCCAGAGTGATGAGTGAGGCCAGAGTTATGAGTGAGGCCAGAGTGATGGGAGAGACTAGAGGGATGAGTGAGGTCAGAGTGATGATTGAGGACAGAGTGATGAGTGAGGCCAGAGTGATGAGTGAGGCCAGAGTGATGGGAGAGACTAGAGTGATAGGAGAGGCCAGAGTGATGAGTGAAGCCAGAGTGATGGGAGAGACTAGAGTGATAGGAGAGGCCAGAGTGATAAGTGAAGCCAGAGTGATGGGAGAGACTAGAGTGATAGGAGAGGCCAGAGTGATAAGTGAAGCCAGAGTGATGGGAGAGACTAGAGTGATGAGTGAGGCCAGAGTGATGAGTGAAGCCAGAGTGATGAGTGAGGCCAGAGTGATGGGAGAGACTAGAGTGATAGGAGAGGCCAGAGTGATAAGTGAGGCCAGAGTGATGGGAGAGCCCAGAGAGATGAGTGAGGCCAGAGTGATAATAGGATGACATGTGTGACCTTATGTTCTCAGCGCCTGTAGAAATTAGAGTGATTAACTTCAGTGTCACAGtcattcttcaattacatttcaaGTCAGTCCGTtgctcatggttctcacagggGAAGTGAAATGAAAGGCTACAATGACTTGGCTTATAATCATGCACACTGCAAATGTTATGTAACTATTTTGTAAGTTCCTTGAATTGAATGTCTCATGTGCCTTTTCATTATCTGGATAGACACTTGTGGTTTCTAGCTAATGTGACACCAATGAAAGCAGTTGAGTGTGTAGTGAAGCAAAACGTCAGTGTTAAAAGTCCTTCATCTTGGGGAGACAGGAAGCGCGGTTGGCAAACCACTAAATAATACATCATGTTCATCTTGGGGAGACAGGAAGCGCGGTTGGCAAAACACTAAATAATACATCATGTTCATCTTGGGGAGACAGGAAGCGCGGTTGGCAAAACACTAAATAATACATCATGTTCATCTTGGGGAGACAGGAAGCGCGGTTGGCAAAACACTAAATAATACATCATGTTCATCTTGGGGAGACAGGAAGCGCGGTTGGCAAAACACTAAATAATACATCATGTTCATCTTGGGGAGACAGGAAGCGCGGTTGGCAAAACACTAAATAATACATCATGTTCATCTTGGGGAGACAGGAAGCGCGGTTGGCAAAACACTAAATAATACATCATGTTCATCTTGGGGAGAC from Oncorhynchus kisutch isolate 150728-3 linkage group LG15, Okis_V2, whole genome shotgun sequence encodes:
- the LOC109906128 gene encoding extracellular calcium-sensing receptor-like — protein: MKRSGFLCVTVLCLEFFCLISSQPQSKLQQCRPMVGPSALPVLQRDGNVMLGGLFSLHDMVMQPDFFFTSKPARSRCTGFNFRTFRWMQTMMFAIEEINRDDHLLPNFTLGYKIYDSCSTPYHALRASVELMGGEGEGEVEGGSCHGLVPVVIGDGGSTLSLVVARFLGVFRLPQVSYFSSCACLSNKAEFPAFLRTMPSDFFQVDALVQLVQHFSWKWVGVVAGDDAYGRGGAQIFSEKVQRLGACMALHEIIPKNHAEGAMASIVARIRSSGAGVVLVFALEQDAGALFDEALRQGLTGVQWLASEAWSTASVLSTPPRFLPILQGSMGFAIRRAVHIPGLQEFLLRLHPSSPDASEDPFLRPFWEEVFKCSLQGDGGGDSQGGKPLCSGSEDLGSVRNIYSDVSQLRISYNVYKAVYAIAHALHAMRSCETGRGPFPLHACPNTDSIQPWQLLHYLKKVEFSNSFGDETKFDVNGDPVAVYDLVNWQLGAEGQVKFVTVGRFDETTSLGRKKLYIQKTDIIWNGNQTTVPLSVCSSSCLPGTRRAIRPHFPVCCFDCVVCTAGEISNKTDAIECVRCLPEFWSNEECTACIPKQVDFLSYGDTMGMALLSVALLGSFCTATVVLIFACHHATPIVRANNSELSFLLLFSLTLCFLCSLTFIGRPSEWSCMLRHTAFGITFVLCISCVLGKTIVVLMAFRATLPGSNVMKWFGPLQQRAFISLCTLVQVVICAVWLAVSPPSPRRLMTRESACVILLCDEGSALGFCLVLGYIGLLASLCLLLAFLGRKLPDNFNEAKLITFSMLIFCAVWVAFVPAYVSSPGKYSTATEVFAILGSSFGLLTCLFLPKCYIILLKPEKNNRKHLMAKSESDKTF